A stretch of Pseudolysobacter antarcticus DNA encodes these proteins:
- a CDS encoding ATP-binding protein, translated as MRLTITLCVGLGVMLAAIFVSFDYVIGAETFGRFDAGLETQARAIAAILADAPRDITTGAVDPLNAQLQREIRTDFFQVWDGNGKSLQKSDSCGADNLRQPKKFEARDTTFYNARLPDGLLGRAVALRLNLPEHSYAQPLTIVVSEQREEIDDLERYAHYALLIGIVLALLMTTALAAIAVQRGLHPLERFGASAALLTPQNLTTDFDLAAMPQELAPVARTLNDAFARLLAAVERERGFARAVAHELRTPLAVMRTVTEHSLSHSESDSARKSLTTLLTTVDGMTRSVDGLLSLVRYEAGLDQIEEEPVELGGLITSQLGLLQQRIGARHLRILSSVPKEAWVLSDTALLERIVANLLVNAVDYAEQDSDLFISIDNTETADSNVASLEFRNAAPSLTEQDLQHFGERYWRKNDENETIPHGGLGLALTRALAAALGVELEFALHGGYLCARITQLKAIAFIHAQSDANQES; from the coding sequence GATTTTTGTCAGCTTCGATTATGTCATCGGCGCTGAAACCTTCGGCCGTTTCGATGCTGGACTGGAAACCCAGGCGCGCGCAATCGCCGCGATCCTTGCCGATGCGCCACGCGACATTACAACTGGCGCGGTCGATCCACTGAATGCCCAGCTGCAGCGCGAAATTCGCACCGATTTTTTTCAGGTGTGGGACGGCAATGGGAAGTCATTGCAGAAGTCCGACTCGTGCGGCGCCGACAATCTGCGGCAACCGAAAAAATTCGAGGCCAGAGACACCACGTTCTACAACGCGCGGTTGCCGGATGGCCTGCTCGGTCGCGCCGTGGCATTGCGCCTGAACTTGCCCGAGCACAGCTACGCACAGCCGCTGACGATTGTAGTTTCCGAACAGCGCGAGGAGATCGACGATCTCGAAAGATACGCGCATTACGCACTGTTGATCGGCATCGTGCTCGCGCTGCTCATGACCACCGCACTCGCGGCCATCGCGGTGCAACGCGGCCTGCATCCGCTCGAACGTTTTGGCGCTAGCGCTGCGTTACTCACGCCGCAGAATCTGACCACCGATTTCGATCTCGCGGCGATGCCGCAGGAACTCGCGCCCGTCGCACGCACGCTCAACGATGCGTTCGCGCGCTTGCTCGCGGCGGTCGAACGCGAGCGCGGATTTGCACGCGCGGTGGCGCATGAATTGCGCACGCCGCTGGCGGTGATGCGCACCGTCACCGAACACAGCCTGAGCCATAGCGAATCCGACTCCGCACGCAAAAGCCTCACTACTCTGCTGACCACCGTCGATGGCATGACGCGCTCGGTGGACGGCTTGTTGTCACTCGTGCGCTACGAAGCCGGGCTGGATCAGATCGAAGAAGAACCGGTCGAACTCGGCGGCCTAATCACGAGTCAACTCGGCCTGCTGCAACAGCGCATCGGCGCGCGGCATCTGCGAATTCTCAGTAGCGTGCCGAAAGAAGCGTGGGTGCTTAGCGATACCGCGCTGCTCGAGCGCATCGTCGCCAACCTGCTGGTGAATGCGGTGGATTACGCCGAGCAGGACAGTGATTTATTCATCAGTATCGACAACACCGAAACTGCCGACAGCAATGTCGCGAGCCTGGAATTCCGCAACGCCGCGCCGAGTCTGACCGAACAGGATCTACAACATTTCGGCGAACGCTACTGGCGCAAGAACGACGAAAACGAAACCATCCCGCACGGCGGCCTGGGCCTCGCACTAACCCGCGCACTCGCCGCCGCCCTCGGTGTGGAGCTCGAGTTCGCGCTGCACGGCGGTTACCTGTGCGCGCGTATCACGCAGCTCAAAGCGATTGCGTTTATTCATGCACAATCCGATGCCAATCAAGAAAGCTGA
- the msrA gene encoding peptide-methionine (S)-S-oxide reductase MsrA: protein MLGIGAFKQRMPSAENALPGRDVAMPVVNRHFISGRPIQGEFVGLKRVQFGMGCFWGVERKFWDLPGVFTTAVGYAGGITPNPTYEEVCSGQTGHNEVVLVVYDPAVITFEALLKTFWENHDPTQGMAQGNDRGTQYRSGIYCYDETQRIAAEASRNDFQAALNRSGFGAITTEIEAAGPFYYAEDYHQQYLAKNPNGYCGIGGTGVLCPIGIAQTA, encoded by the coding sequence ATGTTGGGTATAGGTGCTTTTAAACAACGCATGCCGTCGGCGGAAAACGCCTTGCCGGGGCGTGATGTCGCGATGCCGGTGGTCAATCGTCATTTCATCAGCGGGCGTCCGATTCAGGGTGAGTTCGTGGGCCTCAAGCGCGTGCAGTTCGGCATGGGTTGCTTCTGGGGCGTGGAACGCAAGTTCTGGGATCTGCCGGGCGTGTTCACCACGGCGGTGGGTTATGCGGGCGGCATCACGCCGAATCCGACTTACGAGGAAGTCTGCAGCGGCCAGACCGGGCACAACGAAGTCGTACTGGTGGTTTACGATCCTGCCGTGATCACGTTTGAAGCGCTGTTGAAAACCTTCTGGGAAAACCATGATCCCACTCAAGGCATGGCGCAGGGCAACGATCGTGGCACGCAATATCGCTCGGGCATTTATTGCTACGACGAAACGCAGCGTATCGCGGCCGAGGCTTCACGTAATGATTTCCAGGCCGCGTTGAACCGCTCGGGTTTTGGTGCCATCACTACCGAAATCGAAGCGGCCGGGCCGTTCTATTACGCCGAGGATTATCACCAGCAATACCTCGCCAAGAATCCGAACGGTTATTGCGGCATCGGTGGCACCGGTGTGTTGTGTCCGATCGGAATTGCGCAGACGGCCTGA
- a CDS encoding S10 family peptidase, which yields MPRILFISLMLSTLLGFAVPAFAQDQAKDADSAHTDGKPDPKKKEEPIPPEAKSETHHAVSVGGHSINYTATAGTVLIRDDKSKPIASVFYVAYTADNNKNDNNKNAAKRPVTFFYNGGPGSSSVWLHMGSLAPVRVTTESPQATSPAPFHLIDNADTLLDKSDLVFIDAIGAGFSRPVGEGKPKDFWGVDQDVQAFAKAITRYVTLNNRWGSPKFLFGESYGTPRSAALVYVLQKQGMAINGVVLLSSILNYGSRFPGLDQVYTSYLPSYAAIAWYHNKVANKPAEIAPFLDEVRRFATDEYGPALAQGHNLSTTRADAIAQKLSQYTGLSVAFIKEAKLRVNPSRFRKELLRGQGLTMGRYDARFEGVDIDTAGENPEYDASDTGMAGAMVGAFHDYLGNQLKYTTELAYLPTNGEIGKAWDWHHKAPDSERPLLMAYTAGDLGQAMRENPHLKVLSANGYFDLATPFFSTEFDLAHMQLEPNLRQNLSFTYYPSGHMVYLNTDALKQFKIDLAKFYDSAVTQ from the coding sequence ATGCCACGTATCTTGTTCATCAGCCTGATGTTGTCCACGTTATTGGGATTCGCCGTACCCGCATTTGCGCAGGATCAAGCCAAGGATGCGGATAGCGCGCACACCGATGGAAAACCGGATCCGAAGAAAAAAGAAGAACCCATTCCGCCCGAAGCAAAATCCGAAACACATCATGCGGTGAGCGTCGGCGGACATTCGATCAACTACACCGCGACCGCGGGCACGGTTTTGATTCGCGATGACAAGAGCAAACCTATCGCCAGCGTTTTTTATGTCGCCTACACGGCAGATAACAACAAGAACGATAACAACAAGAATGCGGCCAAGCGTCCGGTCACGTTTTTCTATAACGGCGGACCGGGATCATCCAGCGTCTGGCTGCATATGGGCTCGCTCGCGCCGGTGCGCGTGACCACCGAAAGTCCGCAGGCGACGTCGCCCGCGCCATTTCATCTGATCGACAACGCCGATACCTTGCTGGATAAATCCGATCTGGTTTTCATTGACGCGATCGGTGCCGGTTTCTCGCGCCCGGTGGGTGAAGGCAAACCGAAAGATTTCTGGGGCGTCGATCAGGATGTGCAGGCGTTCGCCAAGGCGATCACACGCTACGTCACGCTGAACAATCGCTGGGGCTCGCCGAAATTCCTGTTCGGCGAATCCTACGGCACACCACGTTCGGCGGCGCTGGTGTATGTGCTGCAGAAACAAGGCATGGCGATCAACGGCGTGGTGCTGCTGTCGTCTATCCTCAATTATGGTTCGCGTTTCCCGGGCCTCGATCAGGTCTATACGAGTTATCTGCCGAGCTATGCGGCGATCGCGTGGTATCACAACAAGGTCGCCAACAAGCCCGCCGAGATCGCGCCGTTTCTTGATGAAGTGCGACGTTTTGCCACCGATGAATACGGCCCCGCGCTGGCGCAAGGACACAACCTCAGCACCACGCGCGCCGATGCGATCGCGCAAAAACTCAGCCAGTACACCGGCCTTTCGGTGGCCTTCATCAAGGAAGCGAAACTGCGCGTGAATCCATCGCGCTTCCGCAAGGAATTGCTGCGTGGCCAAGGGCTCACGATGGGCCGTTACGATGCGCGCTTTGAAGGTGTCGACATCGACACCGCCGGCGAAAATCCGGAGTACGATGCCTCCGACACCGGCATGGCCGGCGCGATGGTTGGCGCGTTCCACGACTATCTCGGCAACCAGCTCAAATACACCACCGAGCTTGCCTATCTGCCAACCAATGGCGAGATCGGCAAAGCCTGGGACTGGCACCACAAGGCGCCCGACAGCGAGCGCCCGTTATTGATGGCGTACACCGCGGGCGATCTCGGTCAGGCGATGCGTGAAAATCCGCATCTGAAGGTGCTGTCGGCGAACGGCTATTTCGATCTGGCGACGCCGTTTTTCTCGACCGAATTCGATCTCGCGCACATGCAACTCGAACCCAACCTGCGCCAGAATTTGAGCTTCACGTATTACCCGTCAGGTCACATGGTGTATCTCAATACCGATGCGTTGAAGCAGTTCAAGATCGACCTGGCGAAGTTCTACGATTCAGCGGTTACGCAATAG
- a CDS encoding TetR/AcrR family transcriptional regulator yields MRTQVLDAAVALFAERGVIATPLRAIATKAGVTPALLHYYFGSKDAMVEALLDERIAPFIAISTAPLQGPTKSPCTTLLAFLEGHMRNIAAHPWLPRLMVREVLSEGGVLRERIVKQFSGAIAKGLVKLIEQAQALGEIRADLDPRLLSLSLVSLAVFPFATAPIWRDVFKAPASRVNADSLIAHTMALVRSALEVKRVKTK; encoded by the coding sequence ATGCGCACGCAAGTGCTGGATGCGGCCGTCGCGCTGTTTGCCGAGCGCGGCGTGATCGCCACGCCGCTGCGTGCGATAGCCACGAAAGCAGGCGTTACTCCGGCGTTGCTGCATTATTATTTCGGCAGCAAGGACGCCATGGTCGAGGCGTTGCTGGATGAGCGCATCGCGCCATTTATCGCAATCTCGACCGCGCCCTTGCAAGGACCGACTAAAAGCCCGTGCACCACGTTGCTGGCTTTTCTCGAAGGACATATGCGCAATATCGCGGCGCATCCATGGCTGCCGCGATTGATGGTGCGCGAAGTGCTCAGCGAGGGCGGCGTTTTGCGCGAGCGGATCGTCAAGCAGTTCAGCGGAGCGATCGCCAAAGGCTTGGTGAAACTGATCGAACAAGCGCAGGCGCTCGGCGAGATTCGTGCTGATCTCGATCCGCGCCTGCTCAGTTTGTCGCTGGTGAGTCTGGCGGTATTTCCGTTTGCCACCGCGCCGATCTGGCGCGACGTATTCAAGGCACCGGCAAGTCGTGTGAATGCAGATAGCTTGATCGCGCACACCATGGCGTTGGTGCGCAGCGCTTTGGAGGTGAAACGTGTCAAAACAAAATAG
- a CDS encoding HlyD family secretion protein, with the protein MAIFTSALIAACSHDPGPSPLIGTLEWDRIAVPAEVSEPITQILVAEGDHVEADQLLLTLDPRRTQAQVDGIQADVQRLTAALDELRHGARAETIDASRAALARTQTTAANAKLARDRAADIRKKGLNSQVDLDNAETALRQANADTNVARANLAELLHGTRSEDLAQGEAALAQAQANLAQLQITLQRLSVHAPRAGRIDALPYKLGDHPPAGASVASLLVGEAPYARVFVPEPRRAQLQQGARFTVQVDGAAHAFTATLARIRSDASFTPYYALTGEDASRLTYRAELVLDGADAHSLPAGVPCQAQLLDNAKH; encoded by the coding sequence ATGGCGATTTTCACGAGCGCCTTGATTGCTGCGTGTAGCCATGATCCCGGCCCATCGCCGCTGATCGGTACGCTCGAATGGGATCGCATCGCGGTGCCCGCCGAGGTATCCGAACCGATCACGCAAATCCTCGTCGCAGAGGGCGATCACGTCGAAGCCGATCAATTGCTGTTGACACTGGATCCACGCCGCACCCAGGCGCAGGTGGATGGAATACAGGCGGATGTGCAACGCCTCACCGCGGCACTCGACGAATTGCGCCACGGCGCGCGTGCGGAAACCATCGATGCCTCACGCGCCGCGCTGGCACGCACGCAGACCACGGCGGCAAATGCCAAGCTCGCGCGTGATCGCGCTGCCGATATCCGCAAGAAAGGACTCAACAGTCAGGTCGATCTCGATAACGCCGAAACCGCGCTACGCCAGGCGAATGCCGATACGAATGTGGCACGTGCGAACCTCGCCGAGCTGCTGCACGGCACACGCAGCGAAGATCTCGCGCAGGGCGAAGCCGCACTCGCGCAAGCGCAGGCGAATCTCGCGCAACTGCAAATCACCTTGCAACGTTTGAGCGTGCACGCGCCGCGCGCCGGGCGCATCGACGCATTGCCGTACAAGCTCGGCGATCACCCGCCCGCAGGCGCGAGTGTCGCCAGTTTGCTGGTCGGCGAGGCGCCGTATGCGCGCGTGTTCGTGCCGGAACCGCGTCGCGCGCAATTGCAGCAAGGCGCACGTTTTACAGTGCAGGTGGATGGCGCGGCGCATGCGTTCACTGCAACCTTGGCGCGCATTCGCAGCGACGCGAGTTTCACGCCGTATTACGCGCTGACCGGCGAAGACGCTAGTCGCCTGACCTATCGTGCCGAACTCGTACTCGATGGCGCCGATGCACACAGTTTGCCCGCCGGCGTACCATGTCAGGCGCAGTTGCTCGACAATGCCAAACACTGA
- a CDS encoding ABC transporter ATP-binding protein has translation MVARGLTRRFGDVIAVDNLDLTVERAQVYGFLGPNGSGKSTTIRMLCGLLLPSSGEIEVLGYKIPQQAEALKRRIGYMTQKFSLYDDLTVFENLDFVAAVHELTRANARTRIAELLKVYWLEELRGQLAGTLSGGQKQRLALAAAVLHKPELLLLDEPTSAVDPQSRREFWDSLFALVDAGTTILVSTHYMDEAERCHRLAILDRGRLVADGAPRELAAALPGQALLVECDAPRRAQSALTGFTGITAMAQIGASLRVLADGGDEQRVRIAQHLREAGIDAKVEPTMANLEDVFVAATRRSSASGSVAEKKS, from the coding sequence ATCGTCGCGCGCGGATTGACGCGGCGCTTCGGCGACGTGATCGCGGTCGACAATCTCGACCTCACCGTCGAGCGTGCGCAGGTCTATGGTTTTCTCGGACCGAATGGTTCGGGCAAGTCCACCACGATTCGCATGTTGTGCGGCTTGTTGCTGCCGAGTTCCGGCGAGATCGAAGTGCTCGGCTACAAAATTCCGCAACAGGCCGAAGCGCTGAAACGCCGCATCGGTTACATGACGCAGAAGTTCTCGCTGTACGACGATCTGACCGTATTCGAAAACCTCGATTTTGTCGCCGCCGTGCACGAGCTCACGCGCGCCAACGCCCGTACGCGCATCGCCGAATTGCTCAAGGTGTATTGGCTTGAAGAACTGCGCGGACAACTCGCGGGCACGCTGTCCGGCGGCCAGAAACAGCGCCTCGCGCTGGCCGCTGCGGTGTTGCACAAACCGGAGTTGCTGTTGCTGGATGAGCCGACCAGCGCGGTCGATCCGCAGTCGCGGCGCGAGTTCTGGGATTCGCTGTTTGCGCTGGTCGATGCGGGCACCACGATTCTTGTTTCGACGCACTACATGGATGAAGCGGAGCGTTGTCATCGCCTCGCGATTCTCGATCGCGGTCGTTTGGTCGCCGATGGCGCGCCACGCGAACTCGCCGCTGCGTTGCCCGGACAGGCGTTGCTGGTCGAATGCGATGCGCCGCGTCGCGCGCAAAGTGCGTTGACCGGTTTCACGGGCATTACCGCGATGGCGCAGATCGGCGCAAGCCTGCGTGTGCTGGCAGACGGCGGAGACGAGCAACGCGTGCGGATCGCGCAACATTTGCGAGAGGCCGGCATCGACGCGAAAGTGGAACCGACGATGGCGAATCTCGAAGATGTATTTGTCGCCGCGACTCGTCGATCTTCAGCCAGCGGCAGCGTCGCGGAGAAGAAATCATGA
- a CDS encoding ABC transporter permease — MNLRRLFSIVIKELRQLRRDRLTFAMIVGIPTMQLLVFGYAINMDIRHLDAAVLDQAQTWQSRELVATLGQTGVMDFKYRLHAPQEVDVLLREGRISAALVIPPDFERRVIEQDRAALQIVVDGSDQIVQQAARQLAALPLASLLNPALGVQVNNVEIVNFYNPERRAPINTVPGLIGVILTMTMVLFTAMAIVRERERGNLEFLIATPVSPAELTLGKVLPFIGIGLLQVTVVLTLGVLIFKVPINGSLLDVYGAALAFIIASLSLGVFLSTLAKTQFQAMQLAMFTFLPQILLSGFMFPFAGMPWPAQWLAEIFPMTHFIRLIRGIMLRAATLRDLWHELAALAAFCVVVLTIAILRTRKRLD; from the coding sequence ATGAATCTGCGCCGCCTGTTTTCGATCGTCATAAAAGAGCTGCGGCAGCTGCGCCGCGATCGCCTCACGTTTGCGATGATCGTCGGCATTCCGACCATGCAGCTGCTGGTGTTCGGCTACGCCATCAATATGGATATCCGCCATCTCGATGCCGCCGTGCTCGATCAGGCGCAGACTTGGCAATCGCGCGAACTTGTCGCCACGCTCGGCCAGACCGGCGTGATGGATTTCAAATATCGGCTGCATGCGCCGCAGGAAGTCGACGTGCTTTTGCGCGAAGGCCGCATCAGCGCCGCGCTGGTGATACCGCCGGATTTCGAGCGCCGTGTGATCGAGCAGGATCGTGCCGCGCTGCAGATCGTGGTCGATGGTTCGGATCAGATCGTGCAGCAGGCCGCGCGCCAGCTCGCCGCGCTGCCGCTGGCATCGCTGCTCAATCCGGCGCTGGGTGTACAAGTAAACAATGTGGAAATTGTGAACTTTTACAATCCCGAGCGGCGCGCGCCGATCAACACCGTGCCCGGATTGATCGGCGTGATTTTGACGATGACCATGGTGCTGTTCACGGCCATGGCGATCGTGCGCGAACGCGAGCGCGGCAATCTCGAATTCCTGATCGCCACGCCGGTATCACCCGCCGAACTCACGCTCGGCAAGGTCTTGCCGTTCATCGGCATCGGCTTGCTGCAAGTGACGGTGGTGCTCACGCTCGGCGTGTTGATCTTCAAGGTGCCGATCAACGGATCGCTGCTCGATGTGTACGGCGCGGCGCTGGCATTCATCATCGCGTCGTTATCGCTCGGCGTGTTTTTATCGACGCTTGCCAAGACCCAGTTTCAGGCAATGCAGCTCGCAATGTTCACGTTCCTGCCGCAGATTTTGTTGTCGGGTTTCATGTTCCCGTTCGCCGGCATGCCGTGGCCCGCGCAATGGCTGGCGGAAATTTTTCCGATGACCCATTTCATCCGCCTGATCCGCGGCATCATGTTGCGCGCCGCAACCTTGCGCGATCTGTGGCACGAACTCGCAGCACTTGCCGCCTTCTGTGTCGTGGTGCTGACCATCGCGATACTGCGCACGCGCAAACGTTTGGACTGA
- a CDS encoding T6SS immunity protein Tdi1 domain-containing protein: protein MQLISSVEREWKWTGIRPSQVVEDNAFGNLIVKDEDGRYWRLCPEDLYCNVIANDRNGLDALSKTQDFLEGWHMSSLVAEAKELLGPLKPGYRYCFKIPCVLGGEYGGKNLATITLVELIETSGHIARQIQNLPDGSQVRLQITE, encoded by the coding sequence ATGCAACTTATCTCAAGCGTCGAACGCGAATGGAAATGGACAGGCATCCGGCCCAGCCAGGTTGTTGAAGACAACGCTTTCGGCAATCTGATCGTCAAAGACGAAGATGGCCGGTACTGGCGCCTGTGTCCAGAAGACCTTTACTGCAATGTCATAGCAAACGACCGTAACGGGCTGGATGCACTTTCAAAGACACAGGATTTCTTGGAAGGCTGGCATATGTCATCGCTGGTTGCAGAAGCAAAGGAACTCTTGGGCCCACTGAAACCGGGCTACAGATATTGTTTCAAGATTCCTTGCGTTCTCGGTGGCGAATACGGTGGCAAGAACTTGGCGACCATCACACTCGTCGAACTCATCGAAACATCCGGCCATATCGCGCGGCAAATACAGAATCTTCCTGACGGTAGCCAAGTTCGACTTCAGATTACAGAATGA
- a CDS encoding glutathione S-transferase family protein: protein MSLEFYFHPLSSFCHKALIALYENNTAFVPHTVDLADEKSRNDFRNLWPIGKFPVLRDTKQDRIIPESSIIIEYLDQHYSGGTPLIPSDPDVAREVRLKDRFYDSYVHAPVQKIVGDRIRPHDVRDPHGVAEAKAQMLVAYGIVEKEMATRIWAMGDFFSMADCAAAPALFYGNLVMPLAPDFKNLAAYLQRLMLRPSYARVLREAQPYMAMFPKEEAQ, encoded by the coding sequence ATGTCACTCGAATTTTATTTCCATCCACTCTCATCTTTTTGCCACAAGGCGCTGATCGCGCTGTACGAAAACAACACGGCCTTCGTGCCGCACACTGTGGATCTGGCCGATGAAAAATCGCGTAACGACTTTCGTAATCTCTGGCCGATCGGAAAATTTCCCGTGCTGCGTGACACGAAACAAGACCGGATCATTCCGGAATCAAGCATCATCATCGAATATCTGGATCAGCACTATTCGGGAGGCACGCCACTGATCCCGTCCGATCCTGACGTCGCACGCGAAGTGCGTTTGAAAGATCGTTTTTATGACTCTTATGTGCATGCGCCGGTGCAGAAAATCGTCGGCGACCGCATTCGTCCGCACGACGTACGCGATCCCCACGGCGTCGCCGAAGCCAAGGCGCAAATGCTAGTCGCTTATGGCATTGTCGAGAAGGAAATGGCAACACGCATATGGGCCATGGGCGACTTTTTCAGCATGGCCGATTGCGCCGCTGCACCCGCATTGTTCTACGGCAATCTCGTGATGCCATTGGCGCCAGACTTCAAGAATTTGGCGGCTTACCTGCAACGGTTGATGTTACGTCCGTCCTACGCGCGCGTTTTGCGTGAAGCGCAGCCGTATATGGCTATGTTCCCCAAAGAAGAAGCGCAGTGA
- a CDS encoding M23 family metallopeptidase has translation MRQTLMLLMCTAVSGIALADAPMHHWLVDADDFADDMSSAQRVEIEQMLARNRLLLARHLQTIQPSDAEISTQIAQEIMAQKSSAHIEQIAQTGLAWPLSANTNFIGFDYHGISNFVDHDPRFPGFVKDYTCGTRTYDNAAGYNHAGTDYFLWPYPWLMMDQEQVAIVAAAAGQIIGKSDGNFDRSCAMGNGEWNAVYVQHTDGTVAWYGHMKSGSVTSKSIGANVAVGEFLGDVGSSGSSTAPHLHFELHGPNGDIVDPRHGQCNAAPDLWAITQAYEQPTINSLSTHSAEPSFVACGVSDGQPVDENPQYQDAFEPAATLWVFAAYHDQRNGEITHFSIERPDHSVWQAWDFDLASEGLPKPFYAGTGWDWSYVLPADAPHGLWTINAEFQGQAYAHAFTVGSAESRDVGAVAAERARIAVLLARCRPGNTPVPADCSSTRHP, from the coding sequence ATGCGACAGACACTGATGTTGCTGATGTGTACGGCGGTTTCGGGCATCGCCTTGGCGGATGCGCCGATGCACCACTGGCTGGTGGATGCGGATGACTTTGCTGATGACATGTCGTCTGCACAACGTGTCGAGATCGAGCAGATGCTGGCACGTAATCGCTTGTTGCTGGCCCGGCATCTGCAAACGATACAGCCATCTGACGCAGAAATATCAACGCAAATTGCGCAGGAAATAATGGCGCAGAAATCATCGGCACATATCGAACAAATCGCGCAAACCGGTCTGGCATGGCCGCTGTCGGCGAATACGAATTTTATCGGTTTCGACTACCACGGTATTTCCAATTTCGTCGATCACGATCCGCGTTTTCCGGGCTTCGTCAAAGATTACACCTGCGGCACGCGCACTTACGACAACGCAGCGGGATACAACCATGCGGGCACGGATTATTTCCTTTGGCCGTATCCGTGGTTGATGATGGACCAGGAACAGGTGGCGATTGTCGCCGCTGCAGCGGGGCAGATCATCGGCAAGAGCGACGGCAATTTTGATCGCTCGTGCGCGATGGGCAACGGCGAGTGGAATGCGGTGTATGTGCAACATACCGACGGCACGGTGGCATGGTACGGCCACATGAAATCCGGCAGCGTCACCAGCAAATCCATTGGCGCTAATGTGGCGGTCGGCGAGTTTCTTGGTGATGTCGGCAGTTCGGGATCATCGACTGCGCCGCATTTGCATTTCGAGCTGCACGGGCCGAATGGCGACATCGTCGACCCGCGTCACGGCCAGTGCAATGCGGCGCCGGATTTGTGGGCGATCACGCAGGCGTATGAACAGCCGACGATCAACTCGCTCTCAACGCATTCGGCAGAGCCTTCATTCGTCGCGTGTGGCGTAAGCGACGGGCAACCGGTCGACGAAAATCCGCAATATCAAGATGCGTTTGAACCCGCTGCTACGCTGTGGGTATTCGCCGCGTATCACGATCAGCGCAATGGCGAGATCACGCATTTCAGTATCGAGCGACCGGATCACAGTGTGTGGCAGGCGTGGGATTTCGATCTCGCCAGCGAGGGCTTACCGAAGCCTTTTTATGCTGGCACGGGATGGGACTGGTCATATGTTTTACCCGCCGATGCGCCGCATGGTTTATGGACGATCAATGCCGAGTTTCAGGGGCAGGCTTATGCGCACGCATTTACCGTGGGCAGCGCTGAGAGCCGTGATGTCGGCGCCGTTGCCGCAGAGCGCGCCCGCATCGCTGTTCTGCTGGCGCGCTGCCGACCCGGTAATACGCCTGTGCCGGCGGATTGCAGCTCGACTAGGCATCCATAA
- a CDS encoding LysR substrate-binding domain-containing protein, which translates to MNLRDLGYLVALAEHKHFGHAAEACFVSQPTLSTQIKKLEDELGVALVERTPRMVLLTEVGREIVHRARSVLHEIDQIRALARGTSDPESGAVRLGLFPTLAPYLLPHVVTPIRERFPRLELLLVEEKSELLLHQLREGKLDAAILALPLHDDQLHAELLFEEPFLLAVPLGHALAQRKTLKLADLADENLLLLADGHCMRDQALDVCHMAGAGEKSGFRATSLETLRQMVSANVGITLLPVLSIKPPVAQSDNIQLVRFRDHAPTRRIAMVWRRSSALTDFLQKLVAVFRQLPRELLNDHVVEAVAAPVKSLVKRKQKSR; encoded by the coding sequence ATGAACCTGCGTGATCTGGGATATCTGGTCGCTTTGGCCGAACACAAGCATTTCGGGCACGCCGCCGAAGCGTGTTTCGTGAGCCAGCCGACCCTTTCCACGCAGATCAAAAAACTCGAAGACGAACTCGGCGTCGCGCTGGTCGAGCGCACGCCGCGCATGGTGTTGCTCACCGAAGTCGGACGCGAAATCGTGCACCGCGCGCGCAGCGTATTGCACGAGATCGACCAAATCCGCGCGCTGGCGCGCGGCACTAGCGATCCCGAATCCGGCGCCGTGCGTCTTGGTCTGTTCCCGACCCTGGCACCGTATCTTTTGCCACATGTGGTGACGCCGATTCGCGAACGTTTCCCGCGTCTGGAATTGCTGCTGGTCGAGGAAAAATCCGAACTGCTGCTGCATCAGTTGCGCGAAGGCAAACTCGATGCGGCGATCCTCGCGCTGCCGCTGCACGACGACCAGTTGCATGCCGAGTTGTTGTTCGAGGAACCATTCCTGCTGGCGGTGCCGCTCGGCCACGCGCTCGCGCAACGCAAGACGCTCAAGCTCGCGGATCTGGCCGATGAAAATCTGCTGCTGCTCGCGGACGGCCATTGCATGCGCGATCAAGCGCTGGACGTCTGCCACATGGCCGGCGCCGGCGAGAAGTCCGGCTTCCGCGCCACGAGTCTGGAAACGCTGCGCCAGATGGTATCGGCCAATGTCGGCATCACCTTGTTGCCGGTGCTTTCGATCAAGCCGCCAGTGGCGCAATCCGACAATATCCAGCTCGTGCGTTTCCGCGACCACGCGCCGACGCGACGCATCGCGATGGTGTGGCGACGCAGTTCAGCGCTGACCGATTTCCTGCAAAAACTGGTGGCGGTATTTCGCCAACTGCCGCGCGAATTGCTGAATGATCATGTCGTTGAAGCCGTTGCAGCACCGGTGAAATCACTGGTCAAGCGGAAGCAGAAATCGAGATAG